The Streptomyces sp. NBC_00335 DNA window GCGAAGTGGCCGGGGTCGTAGTACTGGTGGATGGGATGCCCGAGCTGCTCCCGGACGGCGGCGCCACCGTCGGCGCCTGACCTGGCCACGCGGAGTCCAGGTGCCTGGCGGCCAGCAGGAGCCGCCTGACCAGCGCGCCGCGAAGGAGACCCCGCTCAGCACGCACATGGCCCTGATGAACAGGCAGGTCAGACGGGCGGCGCCCGCGGAGCGGCCGGAGCGTGGGCAGTTGGGCAGGGACGGGATGGTCGAGCCCTTCGCATGGTTGGGCCGCCCAGAGGCGCCGGGTGGGCTAGGGTCCTTCGTTTGGATCATCTGGTCGTTGAATAGGACCGCTGACTGGAGAAACGGCCGCGGCATCGATACCTGCGCCCAGGCTGCACAGGCTTCCCGGTGATGAGTGCTCACTGGATCAGTTCGATGTGCGGATGATCCGGGGACTCCGGGCACACGTGGAGCTGCAGGTCGTAGCCGCTTGCGATGACGATCATGGTGATGTTCCCCGGAGGGGTGCCGGGGAGGAGTGGTGTGGGATCGGCCCGCTCCTCCTCGGAGATCCAGCTCTCGTTGCCCGAGCTCCATTCGGTGCTCGCGATGGTGAGCAGCGGCACCGCCTCGGTGCCGCACTCGGAGCAGACCCGGGGCATGGGATCGGTGAGGCCCCAGCGAGTCCAGCCACCCGCCTTCCAGCCAGGAGCGGTGGACAGATGGTCCCCGTAGAACTCGTCCGGGGCTACCGCGTATGTGCTGTCCCACGCTTCTCCGGCCGTCTCCCACCTGCTCAGGTCCCCCAGCTGCTCCTGCAGCTCCTTGCTCAACTCCATGGAATTGGGGTACTCGGTGACCTGCTCCGGCGCGAGCAGGCACGGCTCCGGTAGGTAGCTTTCGAACTGGACCGCGGGCGGCTCGGGTGGTGCGTCGAGCACGTCCGTCACGGTCGCTGCAGTCCGCCAGAACAGTGCGGTGGTGGGGTGCTCCGAGTGATCGAAGGGGCACCAGAGGACTTGGAGTAGATCGGCCTCGGACTGCCCCGGCGGGCACAGCAGGGGGACATCGCGCACGTACAACTGAGCAACAGGCACCATGGCGATTGGGCCCTCGGGCCACGGGCGGCCTGCCAGGAGCCGCTTCTCCGTCTCCAGCTCCTCGGGTGTGACCCAGGGCCCCTGCGGATCGCGGCCCCGCCGGCTCTCTGCTGCCGCCCGGCTACGACGCCATTCCCGTATGTCCTGCGGCGAGAGGATCCTGTTTCCTCCCCGCACGTGCGGTCCCTCGCAGTACGGCCACGGCTCGTCGGTGGGCCAGAGCAGTGGCCCACCGACGGAGCTGTCGTGCGGCGTGGGCGAACCGGGAAGGGGGTGCAGCCGGGTCGCCGTCCGTGCCAGGGGTGCCAGTTGGGGAAAGAGCCCCGTGACGTCGAGTGGCCGCGGCGGGGTGGTACGGATGGCGTTCATAGCGGCGATGCTGCCAGCAGCCTCCGACAATGCGTGCGCCGGCCCACGTCCATGCGCCGGCCCACGTCCAACTGACACCAGGCAGCTTTCCCGGGTCAGTAGGCGGACCAAAGGAAGGTGCCTGCGATATGAAGTCCGGCCAGGTAGAGGGTCGCAGTGGTCGCGAATCGCGCGGGAGGAATACGCCTTGCCGGCGAGGACTACGTCCGGCCTGGTCCGGGGCCGTCCACGGCGACGCGGAACACGCAGGCCAGCCATGGGGTCCACAAAGGCGGGTGCGTCCCCTGCCTGGCCGCCGGTCAGAACGAACGTAAGGGGACGGCAGCGGCCGTCGGCAGCAAGATGAATCTTCGTCGTCAGTCCACCGCGCGACCGGCCGATGGCGTGATCATCCGGCTCCACTGCCAGAACCCCTTTTCGCGGGCCCCGGCGGCGTGCTGATGAGCGCGCACGATCGTGGAGTCCACCGAGACGGCCCAGTCCAGCTCCTCGTCGGCATCTGCCTGGGCCATCAGCGCGGTGAACACTCGCTCCCACGTGCCATCGACAGCCCACATCCGCAGGCGGTTATAGACGCCTCGCCAGTTCCCGTACTTCGCCGGCAGATGGACCCACTGCCCTCCCGTCCTGAATTTGAAGGCGATCGCGTCGATCACCTCACGGTGATCCCGCCAGCGGCCACCCCGCCTCGGGGTCCGGTCCGGAAGTAGCGGCTCGATCCGCGCCCACTGCACATCAGTCAATGACACGCCCGGCCCAACGTCCCACTGATCCAAACGAAACTGCCTAGCCCCTGCTGTCGGTACCTGGTGACAAGATCACCAGCATGAGTTTCGTACGCACTACTCCGCCGCGGCCTGTCGAGGTGGCAACGGTCTTCCCTCAGCTGGCGCCGCTGGCACGCCCCGCGATACGGCTGCATCCCCGGCCGGGGTCGCCGTCGGTCAGGGACAGCTCGGTCGGCGGGCCATTGCTGTGGCCAGCAGAAGAGCCCTGGCCGCACTGCAAGGACGCGCACCTGCACGTGGACACCGGCTTCCGCCAGTCACCGACCGAAGTGCGGCTCGAGAGAGCCTTGCAGTACCGGCGGCGCCCTGATCTGGAGTCCACACTCACGCCCGAGGAGGAGGCGCTCAAGGAGCGCAACGCCGCGTGGCTTGCCGAACGGCTCAAAGCCGACCTTCCCGGTCCGGCGGATTGCCCGGTCCCGATGCTTTCCGTGGCTCAGCTGTTCCTGCGCGACGTACCCCTGTTGCGGCCGCCCGGGCAGGCTGATCTGCTTCAGATCCTCTGGTGCCCGTATGAGCACGATCCGGACTACAAGCCGGCGACCGCACTGTTCTGGCGGTCCGCCGCGGAGGTCGGCGACGTCCTCGCCGCACCACCGGAACCGTACGAGGCGGACTATCCGGGTTACGTTGCGGAGCCGTGCCTGCTCGCGCCAGAAGCGATCACGGAGTACCCCAACAGCCTGGACTTGAGCCCGGAGCTGCAGGAAATGCTGGAGGACTGCAACAGGTGGCAGGCAGGCGGCGCCAACCTGGCCAGCTCCTACGCGGCGTATCCGCGCGACTTCTACTCCATCCATCTGGGCAACGCACCCGGCTGGAAGGTCGGCGGCTGGCCCCCGTGGGGCCGCACCGACCCGTACCCCCGATACTGCGCCGTCTGCGAGGTACAGATGGTCCCGCTGCTGACGATCGCTTCCTGGGAGTGGGACGGTGGTGATGGGCACAGCTGGGCGCCGCAGGAAGACCAGGCCGCTGCTACCAGTCCGCACTACGCAGGCCACTACCCCTCGCAGCCGACGGGGGTAGAAGTAGGCAGCACGGACAACATGCAGATCTACGTCTGCCCGACCTCCCCCGAGCATCCGCACACCGACTTGATCCAATGAGCTGTCCCAGTTGGCCTCACAACCCCGCTCACCCGTGACAGAAGGGCCGCCGAGTCGGAGTCGGAACATCCTGGAAGAACACGCAGGCGAGGCGATCGATGTCGCCAACCGGGAGGAACGCATCATGTGCGCGCGTTTCCACAGGCGAGAGGAAATGGAGGTGCTGCCCCCTGGCCTGCGCAGGCAGGATCTCCCCATGTCGACAGATGTCAGCGGAATGATCGAATGCCGGCCGGGAGCCCGCCTGTGGGGCCCTGACGACGAGGAATCCGTATGGGAGCCGGCATCGATCTCCTCCTCCTGAACATGGCCAACGCCTACGACGGCCTGGCCTGTCTTTTCGGAATCCGCAACCACTTCGGTTTCCGCCCCCTCGCGGAGGATCGCGGCTTTCCGGATGACGCCTCGGAGGGGCTGCGGCGGGAGTTCGCCGACTGTGGCGGCCCCCGCTAGGTGCACGGGACGACCTGGCTGACCTGGTCCGAGTTGGAGACCACGGACTGGCAGGAGACCGAGGCCTCGGGCACGCGAACCCGTGCCTCAGCCGCGGGGATCGACACCCACTGGGGCCCCGTCTGGAAGGTCATGCGCATCCTCAGCGAAATCCACGGTGCCGAGAACGTACGCCTCGTCGCCTGGTTCCACTGACTCGCGGCTGAGCGTCGTAGTTGGCCAGGCTGGCCAACTACGAGGTTCTGACCGTTCTTCCGTGATGGCTACGCCTGCAGGAGGATGCGGGCTCTGAGTAGGGCGAATGAGGCCCTGCTGTACATCTGCCGCTTGATCGTTTTGATCCTGTTGACGTGGCCTTCGACGATGCCGGAGCTGTAGGGCAAGGTGAGGCCGGCGGCAACGGCGTGAAGGTCCTGGCGGATGGAGTCGGCGAAGATGCCGATGGCGGCGGGGCCGCCCAGCTCGGCCTTCTGAATCCAGTCCCGCAGCAGGTGTCGGCGGCGTTGGCGGAGCTTGTCGGTGAACTCCCGCGCGAGGTCGCAGGCCTGGGCGATCTCCGGGCAGGCACTCCGCACAGCGTCGAGCTGGGCCATGTCGGACGTGCTGAGTGAATCCTCGGGGCGCATGATCCATGAGGTCATGTCGCGAGGGCGGGGAGTCGCCGCCCGGGCAGGGACCGCGATGCCTTGCCGGATGGTCACTACGTAGCGGTGCGCGAC harbors:
- a CDS encoding transposase, whose protein sequence is MATRETPLLDRIRQRHAEVNELAATGMSLNAIGRHLQLDRKTVRRYRNKDLPGLLASAQDRGHGVLDPFIEHVQHRFHAGCTSSMQLYREVLALGYTGGYHVAHRYVVTIRQGIAVPARAATPRPRDMTSWIMRPEDSLSTSDMAQLDAVRSACPEIAQACDLAREFTDKLRQRRRHLLRDWIQKAELGGPAAIGIFADSIRQDLHAVAAGLTLPYSSGIVEGHVNRIKTIKRQMYSRASFALLRARILLQA